In Providencia zhijiangensis, a single window of DNA contains:
- the lysA gene encoding diaminopimelate decarboxylase, whose protein sequence is MTTFTNTTSQYLTPEHLRALPAQFGTPVWVYDSEVIIDRIEQLKVFDTVRFAQKACSNIHILRLMREQGVKVDSVSLGEIERALVAGFQPGREKSEIVFTADVLDPATLLKVTELDIPVNAGSIDMLQQIGEHKAGHPVWLRINPGFGHGHSQKTNTGGENSKHGIWHQDLPEALAKIQQYNLKLVGIHMHIGSGVDYQHLANVCDSMVELVMSAGVNIEAISAGGGLSTPYREHDEIIDVQHYYSLWDNARQRIAQHLGHSIELEIEPGRYLVAESGVLLAQVRAVKDMGSRHYVLVDSGFNDLMRPAMYGSYHHISVLPADGSSVEHQPLKETIVAGPLCESGDVFTQLEGGMVETRLLPAVNVGDYLVFHDTGAYGASMSSNYNSRPLLPEVLFIAGIPTLIRRRQTIQELLALEL, encoded by the coding sequence ATGACCACATTCACCAACACCACCAGCCAGTATCTAACTCCTGAGCATTTGCGTGCGCTGCCTGCGCAGTTTGGTACGCCAGTCTGGGTTTATGATAGTGAAGTGATTATTGACCGTATTGAACAATTGAAAGTGTTCGATACCGTTCGTTTTGCTCAAAAAGCTTGTTCCAACATTCATATTTTACGTTTGATGCGTGAGCAGGGCGTGAAAGTGGATTCGGTGTCATTGGGTGAAATTGAGCGTGCGTTAGTGGCGGGTTTTCAGCCAGGTCGTGAAAAGTCGGAAATCGTATTTACGGCGGATGTGTTAGATCCAGCCACGTTGCTGAAAGTGACAGAGTTAGATATTCCGGTGAATGCGGGCTCTATCGATATGCTGCAACAGATTGGTGAGCATAAAGCTGGCCACCCCGTTTGGCTACGTATTAATCCGGGTTTTGGGCATGGTCATAGCCAAAAAACCAATACGGGTGGAGAGAACAGCAAGCACGGAATTTGGCACCAAGATTTACCGGAAGCATTAGCGAAAATCCAGCAGTACAACCTGAAGTTAGTGGGTATTCACATGCACATTGGCTCCGGTGTTGACTATCAGCATCTTGCCAATGTGTGTGATTCCATGGTGGAACTGGTGATGTCTGCGGGCGTGAATATTGAGGCTATTTCGGCGGGTGGTGGTTTATCAACGCCTTATCGTGAGCACGATGAAATCATTGATGTTCAGCACTATTACAGCCTGTGGGATAACGCGCGTCAGCGTATCGCGCAGCACTTAGGTCACTCTATTGAATTAGAAATTGAGCCGGGGCGCTATTTAGTGGCGGAGTCGGGTGTTTTATTGGCACAAGTGCGTGCAGTTAAAGATATGGGCAGCCGCCATTATGTGCTGGTGGATAGCGGTTTTAACGATTTAATGCGTCCTGCGATGTATGGCAGTTATCACCATATTTCGGTATTGCCTGCAGACGGCAGCAGCGTTGAGCATCAGCCATTAAAAGAGACCATTGTGGCGGGGCCATTGTGTGAATCTGGAGATGTATTTACCCAGCTAGAAGGCGGGATGGTGGAAACTCGATTACTGCCTGCTGTGAATGTGGGGGATTATTTGGTTTTTCATGATACAGGGGCTTACGGCGCGTCGATGTCGTCGAATTATAATAGCCGCCCATTGCTGCCTGAAGTGTTGTTTATTGCAGGTATTCCGACACTTATTCGTCGCCGTCAAACTATTCAAGAGCTATTAGCCTTGGAACTGTAA
- a CDS encoding LysR family transcriptional regulator — protein sequence MQAISWRHIEIFRAVMTTPNLTEAAALLNTSQPTISRELARLEHLLQFKLFDRVKGRLHPTAQGLRFHEEVEHSYYGLERIRNSAETIRRFEHAQISIACLPAFAQSLLPQVCQAFMENYPDVNLTVIPQESPVLEEWLSAQRYDVGLTEHLQTPPGTEQLTLGSLNEVCVLPIGHPFEQKKVLTPQDFHQQRFISLSLTDSYRQIIDTIFAEHQVERKMVMETHSASSICAMTLKGIGVSIVNPLTALDFYQQSAGKLVIRPLSFSIPFTVSLITPNHRPSSQVTHIFTEHLQRTFTQIEHDLALALRHQ from the coding sequence ATGCAGGCAATTTCTTGGCGACATATTGAAATTTTTCGTGCGGTAATGACCACCCCCAATCTCACGGAGGCGGCTGCATTACTAAATACCTCTCAGCCAACCATCAGCCGAGAACTGGCGCGACTCGAGCATTTATTACAGTTTAAATTATTCGATAGGGTCAAAGGTCGCTTACACCCCACGGCGCAAGGCTTGCGTTTTCATGAAGAAGTCGAACACTCCTATTATGGCTTGGAGCGTATTCGCAACTCTGCAGAAACTATTCGCCGCTTTGAACACGCTCAAATTTCCATTGCCTGCTTACCGGCTTTCGCACAATCTTTGCTACCACAAGTTTGCCAAGCCTTTATGGAAAATTACCCAGATGTGAATTTAACAGTGATCCCTCAAGAATCCCCCGTACTAGAAGAGTGGCTATCCGCCCAGCGTTATGATGTGGGGTTAACTGAGCACTTACAAACCCCTCCGGGCACGGAACAACTGACATTGGGTTCATTAAATGAAGTTTGCGTGCTGCCCATTGGGCACCCTTTCGAACAGAAAAAAGTCCTCACTCCACAAGATTTTCATCAACAGCGTTTTATTAGCCTGTCTCTCACAGATAGCTATCGGCAAATCATTGATACCATCTTTGCCGAGCATCAAGTGGAGCGCAAAATGGTAATGGAAACCCACTCCGCTTCCTCTATTTGCGCCATGACCTTGAAAGGAATTGGAGTTTCTATCGTCAACCCACTGACTGCATTGGATTTTTATCAACAATCAGCAGGCAAGCTGGTGATCCGTCCACTTAGTTTTTCTATTCCATTTACCGTTAGCTTAATTACGCCGAATCACCGCCCATCTTCGCAGGTCACCCATATTTTTACTGAACATTTGCAACGAACCTTTACGCAAATAGAGCATGATCTCGCCTTAGCGCTGCGACATCAATGA
- a CDS encoding Na(+)-translocating NADH-quinone reductase subunit A: MIKIKKGLNLPIAGEPAQVIEDGPKIQHVAVLGEEYVGMRPSMLVKEGERVKKGQVLFEDKKNPGVVFTSPACGKIIAIHRGERRVLQSVVIEIDGDEQETFESYSTDQLPSLTKEQVEQNLLRSGLWTALRTRPFSRSPEPGSFPAAIFVTAIDTNPLAADPSIIIGENTQAFTDGLIVLSRLTEGKVHVCHGASELPKQAVNAQITYTQFAGPHPAGLAGTHIHFLEPVSIRKKVWSLNYQDVIAIGKLFTTGHLYTDRVVSVAGPQVEKPRLLRTRLGADIYELTKGQLKAGENRIISGSVLWGVTCDDAHHYLGRFHNQVSVLAEGREKELFGWIMPGVNKFTITRTTIGHFLKNKRFDFTTTMNGGERSMVPIGNYERVMPLDIMITHLLRDLLAGDTDTSQELGCLELDEEDLGLCTYVCPAKYEYGPVLRDVLTKIELEG, encoded by the coding sequence ATGATTAAAATTAAAAAAGGCCTTAACCTTCCAATAGCAGGTGAGCCAGCCCAAGTGATAGAAGACGGCCCGAAAATTCAACACGTAGCGGTGCTAGGTGAAGAATATGTCGGAATGCGTCCTTCGATGCTGGTTAAAGAAGGTGAGCGTGTAAAAAAAGGGCAGGTTCTTTTTGAAGATAAAAAGAATCCTGGCGTGGTATTTACTAGCCCAGCCTGCGGTAAAATTATTGCTATTCATCGCGGTGAGCGTCGTGTACTTCAGTCCGTTGTTATCGAAATCGATGGTGACGAACAAGAGACTTTCGAGTCTTATTCTACCGACCAACTCCCATCACTGACGAAAGAGCAGGTTGAACAAAATCTTTTAAGATCCGGTTTATGGACTGCTTTAAGAACGCGCCCATTTAGTCGTTCTCCAGAGCCAGGTTCATTCCCCGCAGCGATTTTTGTGACTGCAATTGACACCAATCCTCTTGCTGCTGATCCTTCGATTATTATTGGCGAAAATACGCAAGCCTTTACTGACGGTCTCATCGTTCTGAGCCGACTAACTGAAGGCAAGGTGCATGTTTGTCATGGTGCAAGCGAGCTTCCAAAACAAGCTGTTAATGCACAAATCACATACACACAATTTGCAGGACCACATCCAGCGGGCTTAGCAGGGACTCATATTCATTTCCTTGAACCTGTTAGCATTCGCAAAAAGGTGTGGAGCCTCAATTACCAGGATGTGATTGCCATCGGTAAATTATTTACCACTGGTCATCTTTATACTGATCGTGTTGTTTCTGTCGCAGGCCCGCAAGTTGAGAAACCTCGCTTGCTGCGCACTCGCCTTGGCGCGGATATCTATGAATTAACCAAAGGTCAGCTCAAGGCAGGTGAGAACCGCATTATTTCTGGTTCTGTGCTGTGGGGCGTGACTTGTGATGATGCTCATCATTATCTTGGTCGTTTCCATAACCAAGTTTCTGTATTAGCGGAAGGTCGTGAAAAAGAGCTGTTTGGATGGATTATGCCAGGCGTGAATAAATTCACCATCACGCGTACCACCATTGGGCATTTCTTGAAGAATAAACGCTTCGATTTTACCACGACGATGAATGGCGGTGAGCGTTCAATGGTACCAATTGGTAACTATGAGCGTGTCATGCCTCTCGATATTATGATCACCCACTTACTGCGTGATCTGCTCGCAGGGGACACCGATACTTCTCAGGAACTGGGTTGTCTGGAACTCGATGAAGAAGACTTGGGACTGTGCACCTATGTGTGTCCAGCTAAGTATGAATATGGTCCAGTACTGCGTGATGTCCTGACCAAGATTGAGCTAGAAGGGTAA
- a CDS encoding MBL fold metallo-hydrolase — MKLSTVLTATAFATATHFAQAANLTLDVYNPGNNSVFPVSSEIISGDKEVVLIDAQFQNNDAQQLVDKIKKLDKKLTTIYISHSDPDYYFGLETLTKAFPDAKVVATQQTVDAINATKDGKLAYWGGVLKNEAPSKVVVPEVIKTNRFTVDGETLEIKGLDGASPDRSYVWVPSLKAVVGGVVVSDNIHVWVADTQTKQSRQDWQQTLESIKALKPSVVVPGHFTGKSKMDLASVTFTQKYLTDFEKANSQSKNSAELIKKMETRYPSLDDKSSLELGAKVVKGEMQWPQ; from the coding sequence ATGAAATTATCGACTGTATTAACTGCAACCGCCTTTGCTACTGCCACGCATTTTGCTCAAGCTGCTAACTTAACTTTAGATGTTTATAACCCGGGTAATAACAGTGTGTTCCCTGTCTCTTCTGAAATTATCAGTGGCGATAAAGAAGTGGTTTTAATTGATGCACAATTCCAAAACAATGATGCCCAGCAGCTGGTCGATAAAATCAAAAAGCTGGATAAAAAGCTGACTACTATTTATATCAGCCACTCTGACCCAGACTACTATTTTGGTTTAGAAACGCTAACTAAAGCCTTCCCTGATGCCAAAGTGGTTGCGACTCAACAAACCGTTGATGCGATTAACGCCACTAAAGATGGCAAACTGGCTTACTGGGGCGGCGTCTTAAAAAATGAAGCACCAAGCAAAGTTGTGGTGCCTGAAGTTATCAAAACCAACCGCTTTACCGTGGATGGTGAAACGTTAGAAATTAAAGGGTTAGATGGTGCATCACCAGACAGAAGCTACGTTTGGGTGCCTTCACTCAAAGCTGTTGTCGGGGGTGTCGTTGTTTCTGACAATATCCACGTTTGGGTTGCCGACACACAAACCAAGCAATCACGTCAAGATTGGCAACAAACGCTAGAAAGCATCAAAGCGCTGAAACCAAGTGTAGTTGTTCCGGGGCACTTTACGGGCAAATCCAAAATGGATCTGGCAAGCGTGACCTTTACCCAAAAATATTTAACGGACTTTGAAAAAGCTAACAGCCAAAGTAAAAATTCCGCAGAACTTATCAAGAAAATGGAAACTCGCTACCCAAGCTTGGATGATAAATCCAGCTTAGAATTAGGCGCTAAAGTGGTAAAAGGCGAAATGCAGTGGCCGCAGTAA
- a CDS encoding L,D-transpeptidase family protein, translating to MHISKTVGVYLLFTFATSAFAQQEENTLFHLNSKPTTQPDSSIFIQIFKQEGVLELYQKTAVGKYKLVKTYPICKFSGGLGPKKIEGDLKSPEGFYQITRSQLNPNSRYYRSINLGFPNEFDKTQGYSGNYLMIHGSCVSVGCYAMTDKSMGEIYQTVEQALQNGQPAVDVSIYPFRMTKMNMLRYRNSTHYAFWKQLQPAYDYFERTGKPAEISVTLGKYHVNSMPETPTKLLGSKSQYALATVE from the coding sequence ATGCATATAAGTAAAACCGTCGGTGTTTATTTACTCTTCACATTTGCAACGTCTGCATTTGCTCAACAAGAAGAAAACACATTATTTCACCTTAATAGTAAGCCAACTACTCAGCCTGATTCATCGATATTTATTCAAATATTTAAGCAAGAGGGTGTGCTTGAGCTCTACCAAAAAACAGCCGTAGGAAAGTATAAATTAGTCAAAACCTACCCTATCTGTAAGTTTTCTGGTGGACTAGGCCCTAAAAAGATAGAAGGTGACTTAAAAAGCCCTGAGGGGTTTTATCAGATCACGCGCTCGCAACTCAATCCAAATAGTCGATATTATCGATCTATCAATCTTGGATTTCCTAATGAATTTGATAAGACGCAGGGGTATTCGGGTAACTATCTGATGATTCACGGTAGCTGTGTGTCTGTCGGGTGTTATGCAATGACAGATAAATCCATGGGGGAAATTTATCAAACCGTGGAACAAGCACTTCAAAATGGTCAACCTGCCGTTGATGTAAGTATTTATCCATTTCGCATGACTAAAATGAATATGCTGCGTTATCGCAATTCAACGCATTATGCTTTTTGGAAACAGCTTCAACCTGCTTATGATTATTTTGAGCGAACCGGCAAACCTGCTGAAATATCAGTAACATTAGGTAAATATCATGTTAACAGCATGCCAGAAACGCCCACTAAGTTATTGGGATCTAAATCACAGTATGCGTTGGCCACGGTGGAATAG
- a CDS encoding LysR family transcriptional regulator, which translates to MDRLKAVQVFITIVEQGSLSGAADKLDMSRAMVTRYLAEMEQWAGVRLLNRTTRRLSLTSAGEGVYQQSLQLNAISLSVPVEQKHDTKELAGLVRISCSQSIAQSALSLAISEFLQMYPNMMIDMQISNKSVNLIEERIDLAIRITNQLEPNLIAKPLSTCHSVICASPKFLQGKNLPTKPEDLALMECLTYSFFGRSMWNFEKEGETSTVLVDGRLSANESVFLMEATLNGAGIAMQPYYSVASYLQSGELVQLLPDYTPMPLGIYGVYTSRQHMPTPLRAVIDFLANWFKTSSHWLSLMSQR; encoded by the coding sequence ATGGATAGACTCAAAGCGGTGCAGGTGTTTATTACTATTGTAGAACAAGGTAGCCTCAGCGGTGCGGCAGATAAATTGGATATGTCCCGTGCAATGGTGACGCGCTATTTGGCTGAAATGGAACAGTGGGCAGGGGTACGCTTGCTTAACCGTACCACGCGGCGCTTAAGTTTAACGTCAGCGGGGGAAGGGGTTTATCAGCAATCATTGCAGCTAAATGCTATTTCTTTAAGCGTTCCGGTTGAGCAAAAGCACGATACGAAAGAGTTAGCGGGGTTGGTGCGCATTAGCTGCTCCCAATCTATCGCTCAAAGTGCATTGTCTCTTGCCATTTCTGAGTTTTTGCAGATGTATCCCAATATGATGATTGATATGCAGATCTCGAATAAATCGGTGAATTTAATCGAGGAACGTATCGATCTGGCTATCCGTATCACCAATCAGTTAGAGCCGAATTTAATTGCCAAGCCGCTATCGACCTGCCATTCCGTGATTTGTGCTTCGCCGAAGTTTCTACAAGGTAAAAATTTACCCACCAAACCCGAAGATTTGGCTCTGATGGAGTGCCTAACTTACAGTTTTTTTGGGCGTAGCATGTGGAACTTTGAAAAAGAGGGAGAAACTTCGACGGTGCTGGTGGATGGTCGACTCAGCGCCAATGAATCCGTATTTTTAATGGAAGCAACATTAAATGGCGCGGGTATCGCGATGCAGCCTTACTATTCTGTTGCGAGCTATTTGCAATCGGGGGAGTTGGTTCAGTTGTTACCGGATTACACGCCGATGCCCCTTGGTATTTATGGGGTCTATACCAGCCGGCAGCATATGCCAACGCCATTACGTGCGGTGATCGATTTCCTTGCCAACTGGTTTAAAACATCCTCTCACTGGCTCTCATTGATGTCGCAGCGCTAA
- a CDS encoding class II glutamine amidotransferase has protein sequence MCELLGMSANVPTDITFSLSGLISRGGQTGPHKDGWGITFYEGLGCRTFKDPQPSFVSPVARFVQEYPIKSESIVAHIRQANRGDVSLVNTHPFTRELWGRNWTYAHNGQLKGFRSLKTGHYRPIGETDSEWAFCWILHQLNQKYPRKPTNWKAVFRFIGTLAQQLREKGVFNMLLSDGQYLMAFSSTKLHWITRRAPFGKAKLLDQDIEIDFQQCTTPSDIVSVIATAPLTGNETWQKIEPGEFVLFHRGQRIL, from the coding sequence ATGTGTGAGTTGCTTGGCATGAGTGCCAATGTACCAACCGATATTACGTTTAGCCTAAGTGGGCTGATTTCCCGTGGTGGGCAGACTGGTCCACATAAAGATGGATGGGGTATCACGTTCTACGAAGGTCTAGGCTGCCGCACATTTAAAGATCCTCAACCGAGTTTTGTCTCCCCTGTGGCGCGTTTTGTGCAGGAATATCCTATTAAATCGGAAAGTATTGTGGCGCACATTCGTCAGGCGAACAGAGGAGATGTTTCACTGGTGAATACCCATCCGTTTACGCGGGAATTATGGGGACGAAACTGGACTTATGCGCATAATGGGCAATTGAAAGGGTTTCGTTCATTAAAGACGGGGCACTATAGACCAATCGGTGAAACTGATAGCGAATGGGCATTTTGCTGGATTTTGCATCAATTGAATCAAAAATACCCAAGAAAACCAACAAACTGGAAAGCTGTTTTCCGTTTTATTGGCACTCTTGCACAGCAACTGCGTGAGAAAGGGGTGTTTAATATGTTGTTATCTGATGGGCAATATTTGATGGCATTTAGCTCAACAAAGCTGCATTGGATCACGCGTAGAGCACCGTTTGGTAAAGCGAAACTGCTGGATCAGGACATCGAGATTGACTTTCAACAGTGCACAACGCCAAGTGATATTGTTTCAGTTATTGCCACGGCGCCCTTAACAGGTAACGAGACGTGGCAAAAAATCGAACCCGGTGAATTTGTGCTATTCCACCGTGGCCAACGCATACTGTGA
- the lpcA gene encoding D-sedoheptulose 7-phosphate isomerase: MYQDLIRGELTEAADTLSKFLSDDANLQAIEKAAVLLADSFKAGGKVLSCGNGGSHCDAMHFAEELTGRYRENRPGYPAIAISDVSHISCVSNDFGYEFVFSRFVEAVGQKGDVLLGISTSGNSGNIIKAIEAARAKGMKVITLTGKDGGKMVGSADIEIRVPHFGYADRIQEIHIKVIHILIQLIEKEMVK, translated from the coding sequence ATGTACCAAGACTTGATCCGTGGTGAGCTGACTGAAGCGGCAGATACGCTATCAAAATTTTTAAGTGATGATGCAAATCTGCAAGCAATTGAGAAAGCTGCAGTATTGCTGGCGGACTCTTTCAAAGCAGGTGGTAAAGTGCTCTCTTGCGGTAATGGCGGCTCTCACTGTGATGCAATGCACTTTGCGGAAGAGTTAACTGGACGCTATCGTGAAAACCGTCCTGGTTACCCAGCGATTGCTATCTCCGATGTTAGTCACATTTCTTGCGTGAGTAATGACTTTGGTTATGAATTTGTTTTCTCTCGCTTTGTGGAAGCGGTAGGGCAAAAAGGCGATGTGCTGCTTGGCATTTCGACCTCAGGTAATTCAGGCAATATTATTAAAGCGATCGAAGCGGCACGTGCGAAAGGCATGAAAGTCATCACCCTGACAGGGAAAGATGGCGGAAAAATGGTGGGAAGCGCTGATATTGAAATTCGCGTTCCGCATTTTGGATACGCAGATCGTATCCAAGAGATCCACATCAAAGTGATCCATATTTTGATCCAATTAATTGAAAAAGAGATGGTTAAGTAA
- the fadE gene encoding acyl-CoA dehydrogenase FadE, with protein MILLSIVLFIALIGVLSYHKSSLILSTVILLAYTAAMGAASVWSYWMLLPVALVLLPFVITPIRQSLFSSKAMTMFQKVMPPMSSTEKEAIDAGTTWWEGDLFRGAPNWNKLHNYPKPQLTAEEQAFIDGPVETVCGMVNDFEVSHELADLPPEVWQYLRDHRFFAMIIKKEYGGLEFSAYAQSQVLQKLAGVSGILAITVGVPNSLGPGELLQHYGTDEQKNRYLPGLATGEEIPCFALTSPEAGSDAGAIPDAGVVCMGEWQGEQVLGMRLTWNKRYITLAPIATVLGLAFKLTDPEKLLGGEKNLGITCALIPTNTPGVEIGHRHFPLNIPFMNGPTRGKDIFVPIDYIIGGPQMAGQGWRMLVECLSVGRGITLPSNSTGSLKSVAMATGAYAYIRRQFKLPIGKMEGIEEPLARIAGNAYLMDAAATLITSGIMLGEKPAVLSAIVKYHCTHRGQRSIIDAMDITGGKGICLGSSNFVARSYQGAPIAITVEGANILTRSMIIFGQGAIRCHPYVLDEMAAAQDNNLNKFDKAVFGHIGHVISNKCRSFWLGLTNGRGSSAPTKDETRRYYQMLNRQSANLALLSDVSMGVLGGSLKRRERISARLGDILSHLYLASATLKRYEDEGRQKADLPLVKWAVEDCLYQSEKAMDDLLKNFPNRFIAGALRIVLFPTGRAMSMPSDRLDHKLAQLMMEPSETRDRIGRGQFLTPMENNPHGLVNQALYDIIAAEPIFERICRLKERKFSFTRLDKLADQMLPENIITQEEADILRKAEASRLRTINVDEFDFADLGVIPSKKPHTESEDESQSKKKKAA; from the coding sequence ATGATCCTTCTCAGTATTGTTTTATTTATTGCGTTAATCGGCGTGCTGAGCTACCACAAAAGCTCACTCATTCTGAGCACCGTTATATTACTGGCTTATACCGCAGCCATGGGTGCTGCTAGTGTCTGGAGCTACTGGATGCTGTTACCCGTCGCTCTGGTTTTATTACCATTTGTCATCACACCAATTCGCCAATCTCTGTTTTCATCAAAAGCGATGACCATGTTCCAGAAAGTGATGCCACCGATGTCTAGCACAGAAAAAGAAGCGATTGATGCTGGAACCACTTGGTGGGAAGGTGACCTGTTCCGTGGGGCGCCAAATTGGAACAAACTTCATAATTACCCAAAACCACAACTCACCGCTGAAGAACAAGCTTTTATTGATGGCCCAGTGGAAACTGTTTGTGGCATGGTGAACGACTTTGAAGTCAGTCATGAACTCGCAGATTTACCGCCAGAAGTCTGGCAATACCTACGCGATCACCGCTTCTTCGCGATGATCATCAAAAAAGAGTATGGCGGATTAGAATTTTCTGCGTACGCGCAATCTCAAGTCCTACAAAAATTAGCGGGAGTTTCCGGTATCCTTGCTATCACGGTGGGTGTTCCAAACTCATTAGGCCCAGGTGAATTACTGCAACATTACGGTACGGATGAGCAAAAAAATCGTTATTTACCGGGCTTAGCTACTGGTGAAGAGATCCCTTGTTTTGCATTAACCAGTCCAGAAGCAGGCTCTGATGCTGGAGCGATTCCTGATGCCGGCGTTGTTTGCATGGGCGAGTGGCAAGGTGAACAAGTCTTAGGTATGCGCCTGACTTGGAACAAACGCTACATTACCCTTGCGCCAATCGCGACGGTATTAGGCTTAGCCTTTAAATTAACTGACCCAGAGAAACTACTGGGCGGCGAGAAAAACCTCGGTATTACTTGTGCATTAATCCCAACAAACACCCCTGGTGTTGAGATTGGTCACCGCCACTTTCCGCTGAACATTCCATTTATGAATGGCCCAACCCGCGGAAAAGATATTTTCGTGCCTATCGATTACATCATCGGTGGCCCACAAATGGCAGGTCAAGGTTGGAGAATGCTGGTGGAATGCCTGTCTGTTGGACGCGGGATCACCTTACCATCCAACTCAACAGGTAGCTTGAAGAGTGTAGCAATGGCAACAGGGGCTTATGCTTATATTCGTCGTCAGTTCAAACTTCCTATAGGAAAAATGGAAGGTATTGAAGAGCCTTTAGCCCGTATTGCTGGTAACGCCTATTTAATGGATGCCGCAGCCACCTTAATTACATCTGGCATTATGCTGGGCGAAAAGCCAGCGGTGCTCTCCGCCATTGTGAAATATCACTGTACTCACCGTGGTCAACGCTCAATTATCGATGCGATGGATATCACGGGTGGTAAAGGCATCTGCTTAGGAAGTTCCAACTTCGTTGCCAGATCCTACCAAGGTGCACCTATCGCCATTACCGTTGAAGGTGCCAATATTCTGACTCGTAGCATGATTATCTTTGGACAAGGCGCCATCCGTTGCCATCCTTATGTGCTTGATGAAATGGCAGCAGCCCAAGACAATAACCTGAACAAATTTGATAAAGCAGTATTCGGTCATATTGGTCATGTGATCAGCAACAAATGTCGTAGTTTCTGGTTAGGTTTAACCAATGGACGCGGTAGCAGCGCACCAACTAAAGACGAAACTCGCCGTTATTACCAAATGCTTAACCGCCAAAGTGCTAACTTAGCCCTGCTCTCTGATGTGTCGATGGGCGTTCTAGGTGGTAGCTTAAAACGTCGTGAACGAATCTCCGCTCGTCTTGGGGATATTCTGAGCCATCTGTATCTTGCTTCTGCAACCTTGAAACGTTATGAAGATGAAGGTCGCCAAAAAGCGGATTTACCACTGGTGAAATGGGCCGTTGAAGATTGTCTGTATCAATCAGAAAAAGCGATGGATGATTTACTGAAAAACTTCCCAAATCGCTTTATTGCTGGCGCATTACGCATTGTCCTGTTCCCGACAGGTCGTGCAATGTCAATGCCATCTGACCGACTGGATCACAAGCTAGCACAGCTGATGATGGAGCCATCAGAAACACGCGACAGAATTGGACGTGGTCAATTCCTAACCCCTATGGAGAACAACCCGCACGGTTTAGTGAACCAAGCACTGTATGACATCATTGCTGCAGAGCCAATTTTCGAACGTATTTGCCGCTTAAAAGAGCGTAAATTCAGCTTCACGCGTTTGGATAAGTTAGCTGACCAAATGTTGCCAGAAAACATTATCACCCAAGAAGAAGCCGATATTTTACGTAAAGCCGAAGCCAGCCGCTTACGTACGATTAATGTCGACGAGTTTGATTTCGCTGATTTAGGTGTGATCCCATCAAAAAAGCCACACACTGAGTCAGAGGATGAATCTCAGTCGAAAAAGAAAAAAGCGGCATAA